A section of the Bifidobacterium sp. ESL0728 genome encodes:
- a CDS encoding heavy metal translocating P-type ATPase encodes MSQVSEQSGTQPVASSGQSQEDDPDAVRKAEIKALDRRLIVAAVLTIPIFVFAMFRMWLKAFVPMGIIDFFTNPWVEFVFITPVMFYSGWPIHRTGWLALAHRAPEMNSLVALGTAASYTYSVVVTVVPGILPPSARDPYYESVGTIITLMLLGQLLEAHARLGTGESIRALINLTPKTAHVVRDGKELDINADQVEVGDIVVIKPGEQLPVDGKVITGQTSIDESMITGESIPVAKGVGDTVTGATINGNGTLSYRATKVGRDTVLAQIIKLVRTAQTSKAPIQKLADKISGYFVPGVILIAIWAFVIWWVLGPAPQGLYGLVSAVAVLVIACPCALGIATPLSVTISTGKAARYGVLIRSAEALQTARDVDTVVLDKTGTITRGKPELTDIGWAGEATPENGQGEKTGHDKAGRRDDANGRNAKDVQEQREHLLSLIAGAEQVSEHPLAQAIVKGAERRKLKVPKADSFEAMPGSGVVAEVDGHNVVVGNAELMKNRNIATTVSKEIKTTFANYARKGKTPILAAVDGRLVAVLAVADTVKPDSAKAIAALRQRGLQVVMLTGDNKTTASAMANEVGVDRVIAGVRPERKAEEIVRLQNEGHMVGMVGDGINDAPALAAADVGFAIGTGTDVAIESSDITLVSGSLTGLVTAIDLSRAAMRNIKQNLGFAFGYNGIGIPIAAGILYPIWHIMLNPMIAGAAMAFSSLSVVLNANRLRRFNPAAVKPRRFAFKLRERHVELKGATGQDESESSKAASSVVSGPESVSQVSSHPSASAHLSASDRPSVSADSHASVDSSALTSSTSIPTLSFDGHKVTTQSVDASSDASHNNQPAKAKEGTTMDMNMSGGASTVKDPVCGMTIDPKTAAGSQEYNGKTYYFCSDNCAKSFAANPAKYAK; translated from the coding sequence ATGAGTCAAGTCAGTGAGCAATCGGGGACGCAGCCTGTCGCAAGCAGTGGGCAAAGTCAGGAGGACGACCCGGACGCGGTGCGCAAAGCCGAGATCAAGGCGCTTGACCGCCGGCTTATCGTGGCTGCCGTGCTGACGATTCCGATTTTCGTATTCGCCATGTTCCGCATGTGGTTGAAGGCGTTCGTCCCCATGGGCATCATCGATTTCTTCACCAATCCTTGGGTCGAGTTCGTTTTCATCACGCCGGTCATGTTCTATTCCGGCTGGCCGATTCACCGCACCGGCTGGCTGGCGCTCGCGCACCGCGCTCCCGAAATGAACTCGTTGGTGGCGCTGGGAACCGCCGCGTCCTATACCTATAGCGTCGTGGTCACGGTCGTACCGGGAATTCTGCCACCTAGCGCCCGCGACCCGTATTACGAATCAGTCGGCACCATCATCACGCTGATGCTTCTGGGGCAGCTTCTCGAAGCCCATGCGCGCCTCGGCACCGGCGAATCGATCCGTGCGCTCATCAACCTCACGCCGAAAACCGCTCATGTCGTGCGCGATGGCAAGGAACTCGACATCAACGCCGACCAGGTCGAAGTCGGCGATATCGTCGTCATCAAGCCAGGGGAGCAGCTGCCGGTGGACGGCAAGGTGATCACCGGACAGACCTCCATCGACGAATCCATGATCACCGGCGAATCCATCCCGGTCGCCAAAGGCGTCGGCGATACGGTGACCGGCGCGACCATCAACGGCAACGGAACGTTGAGCTATCGGGCCACCAAAGTCGGGCGTGACACGGTCCTCGCGCAGATCATCAAGCTGGTGCGTACTGCCCAGACCTCGAAAGCGCCTATCCAGAAGCTGGCTGACAAGATTTCCGGCTACTTCGTGCCGGGTGTCATTTTGATTGCCATCTGGGCCTTCGTGATTTGGTGGGTGCTGGGTCCGGCGCCGCAAGGGCTTTACGGACTGGTTTCGGCTGTGGCCGTGCTGGTCATCGCCTGCCCGTGCGCGTTGGGTATCGCCACCCCGCTTTCGGTGACGATTTCCACCGGCAAGGCCGCACGCTACGGCGTGCTCATCCGTTCCGCCGAAGCCCTGCAGACCGCCCGTGACGTCGATACCGTCGTGCTCGACAAAACCGGCACGATTACGAGGGGCAAGCCTGAACTCACCGACATCGGCTGGGCGGGCGAGGCAACGCCGGAAAACGGACAGGGGGAGAAAACCGGGCATGACAAGGCTGGTCGACGTGATGACGCAAATGGCCGTAATGCGAAAGACGTGCAAGAGCAACGGGAGCATCTGCTGTCCCTCATCGCCGGAGCCGAGCAGGTTTCCGAGCATCCGCTCGCGCAGGCCATCGTCAAAGGCGCTGAGCGGCGCAAGCTGAAAGTGCCGAAGGCGGACTCGTTCGAGGCCATGCCGGGCAGCGGGGTAGTGGCCGAAGTGGATGGACACAATGTCGTTGTCGGCAATGCCGAACTGATGAAAAACCGCAATATCGCCACCACGGTATCTAAAGAAATCAAAACGACATTCGCGAACTATGCCAGAAAAGGAAAGACGCCGATTCTGGCGGCTGTCGACGGTAGGTTGGTCGCTGTGTTGGCGGTGGCGGACACCGTCAAGCCGGATTCGGCCAAGGCCATCGCCGCGCTACGTCAGCGTGGGCTGCAGGTGGTCATGCTGACCGGCGACAACAAGACGACCGCCTCCGCCATGGCCAACGAAGTGGGCGTGGACCGCGTCATCGCCGGCGTACGCCCGGAACGCAAGGCCGAGGAAATCGTGCGCTTGCAGAACGAGGGGCACATGGTCGGCATGGTCGGCGACGGCATCAACGACGCCCCGGCGCTCGCGGCCGCTGACGTCGGCTTCGCCATCGGCACCGGCACGGACGTGGCCATTGAGTCCTCGGACATCACGCTGGTCTCCGGCAGCCTCACCGGCCTGGTGACCGCCATCGACCTTTCGCGTGCGGCCATGCGCAACATCAAGCAGAACCTCGGTTTTGCCTTCGGTTACAACGGCATCGGCATCCCGATTGCCGCCGGTATCCTCTATCCGATCTGGCACATTATGCTGAACCCGATGATCGCCGGCGCCGCGATGGCGTTCTCTTCGCTTTCCGTGGTGCTGAACGCGAACCGTCTGCGCCGCTTTAACCCGGCCGCAGTCAAGCCGCGCCGCTTCGCCTTCAAGCTGCGTGAGCGTCACGTCGAACTTAAGGGCGCAACCGGTCAAGACGAAAGTGAATCCTCGAAAGCCGCGTCTTCCGTCGTTTCGGGGCCTGAAAGCGTGTCCCAAGTTTCGTCGCATCCGTCGGCTTCCGCTCATTTATCGGCTTCGGACCGCCCGTCGGTTTCAGCCGACTCGCATGCTTCGGTTGATTCATCGGCTTTGACGAGTTCAACCTCCATTCCTACCTTGTCATTCGACGGCCACAAGGTGACCACTCAATCTGTTGACGCATCTTCCGATGCGTCGCACAACAACCAACCTGCGAAAGCGAAAGAAGGAACCACCATGGATATGAATATGAGCGGCGGCGCCAGCACCGTCAAGGACCCGGTCTGCGGCATGACGATCGACCCGAAGACTGCAGCCGGCAGCCAGGAATACAACGGCAAGACCTATTACTTCTGCAGCGACAACTGCGCCAAGTCCTTCGCCGCCAACCCCGCCAAGTACGCGAAGTGA
- a CDS encoding MFS transporter has product MTETAVKEDQSNGIPVPEEGTPEFEKMNKMAKVAIPIILALFTLGVLQQQAFGMIYVNIGKQLGQPGLAPLITSIPGIVLGIVCVIYGSLGDFVSLKKMVCAGTIVFILGSILGCFGTYSIWIVIAARVLQSIGWQVSGSIFLVLVSKYVEKRKRVIWYGVFVAVFRIAAALGVFLAGYMTLIDWRWLFGIGIVAVLFLPALAKNLPDQHAKGAHIDGVGFTLIGLFAGAVTMFFTDMNWGWGIACILTLVAFVIYINKAKKPFITPKMLTNPAFAVTMTVIFVGYFFSYTLNAGVNNIGLNVYGIDSSKVSNLLVWSIILAAIMGFAAGPIIQRIGRKASIILALACMGTGLIAIAFLIPAGKIWALAVAPCLYYFGTSFFYQPIVDTATLTVEPEESGRALGFNDLIQAITGSIGVALFGQMMAKTSMGGGSIAGTPAGAASSYANVFIIGGLVIFGALIIFVCSMKMIYSHSRADSKK; this is encoded by the coding sequence ATGACTGAAACAGCAGTCAAAGAAGATCAGAGCAACGGGATACCGGTTCCTGAGGAGGGGACCCCGGAGTTCGAGAAAATGAATAAGATGGCCAAGGTCGCCATCCCGATTATCCTCGCCCTCTTCACTTTGGGCGTGCTGCAGCAGCAGGCGTTCGGCATGATCTATGTCAACATCGGCAAGCAGCTGGGCCAGCCGGGTCTGGCACCGCTGATCACCTCGATCCCGGGCATTGTGCTGGGCATCGTCTGCGTGATCTACGGTTCGTTGGGCGACTTCGTGTCCCTGAAGAAGATGGTCTGCGCAGGCACCATCGTCTTCATTCTGGGTTCGATTTTGGGTTGCTTCGGTACCTACAGCATCTGGATCGTCATCGCGGCCCGCGTCCTGCAGTCCATCGGCTGGCAGGTCTCCGGCTCCATCTTCCTGGTGCTGGTCTCCAAGTACGTCGAAAAGCGCAAGCGCGTGATCTGGTACGGCGTCTTCGTGGCCGTTTTCCGCATCGCCGCCGCGCTGGGCGTCTTCCTCGCCGGCTACATGACCCTTATCGATTGGCGTTGGCTCTTCGGCATCGGCATCGTCGCGGTCCTCTTCCTTCCCGCCCTGGCCAAGAACCTTCCTGACCAGCACGCGAAGGGTGCCCACATCGACGGTGTCGGCTTCACGCTCATCGGCCTCTTCGCAGGCGCGGTGACCATGTTCTTCACCGATATGAACTGGGGTTGGGGCATTGCCTGCATCTTGACGCTCGTGGCGTTCGTGATCTACATCAACAAGGCCAAGAAGCCGTTCATCACCCCCAAGATGCTCACCAACCCGGCCTTCGCCGTGACCATGACCGTCATCTTCGTCGGCTACTTCTTCAGCTACACCCTGAACGCCGGCGTCAACAACATCGGCCTCAACGTCTACGGCATCGACTCCTCCAAGGTCTCCAACCTGCTGGTCTGGTCGATCATTTTGGCCGCCATCATGGGCTTCGCCGCAGGTCCGATCATCCAGCGCATCGGCCGCAAGGCCTCGATCATTCTCGCCCTCGCCTGCATGGGCACCGGCCTGATCGCCATCGCGTTCCTGATTCCGGCCGGCAAGATCTGGGCGCTCGCCGTGGCGCCGTGCCTCTACTACTTCGGAACCTCCTTCTTCTACCAGCCGATCGTCGATACCGCGACGCTGACGGTGGAACCCGAGGAATCCGGACGTGCGCTCGGCTTCAACGATCTGATCCAGGCCATCACCGGTTCCATCGGTGTGGCGCTCTTCGGCCAGATGATGGCCAAGACCTCCATGGGCGGTGGCAGCATCGCGGGAACTCCTGCGGGCGCTGCATCCTCGTACGCCAATGTGTTCATCATCGGCGGTCTGGTCATCTTCGGCGCGCTGATTATCTTCGTCTGCTCGATGAAGATGATCTACAGCCACTCCCGCGCAGACAGCAAGAAATGA
- a CDS encoding ribokinase — protein MKILNFGSLNIDFVYDVVDFVTKGQTITSSGLNQYPGGKGLNQSIAAGKAGASICHAGLIGKDGVSLRDLLDEAGVDTTDVKICDEERTGNAIVQRNHDGDNCIVLYSGANRALTKDFVDEVLQKFGKEDWLLVQNETNLLGYIVEQAHQRGMKVAMNPSPADELLDEVDLSLVDCFILNGGEAEAITGKSGTPEILLDAMCEKFPGAATILTSGSWGSGYAKGTQRVRQPAYRVPVVDTTAAGDTFTGYVLANMVVGKDIATSLERASKAAAIAVSRQGAAPSIPLADEVDNLETSTIISTEE, from the coding sequence ATGAAAATTCTGAATTTCGGTTCATTGAACATCGATTTTGTCTATGATGTCGTCGATTTCGTCACCAAAGGACAGACGATCACTTCAAGCGGCCTGAACCAGTACCCGGGCGGCAAGGGGCTCAACCAGTCCATTGCTGCAGGCAAGGCCGGCGCGTCGATTTGTCACGCCGGGCTGATCGGCAAGGACGGAGTGTCCCTGCGCGACCTGCTTGACGAGGCCGGTGTGGATACGACGGATGTGAAGATTTGCGACGAGGAGCGTACCGGCAACGCGATTGTCCAACGCAATCACGATGGCGACAATTGCATCGTCCTGTATAGCGGCGCCAACCGTGCCCTCACCAAGGATTTCGTCGACGAGGTGCTCCAGAAATTCGGCAAGGAGGACTGGCTGCTCGTGCAGAACGAGACCAACCTCCTGGGCTATATCGTCGAACAGGCGCATCAGCGCGGCATGAAGGTGGCCATGAATCCCTCGCCGGCCGACGAGCTCTTGGATGAGGTCGATCTGAGCCTGGTCGATTGCTTCATCCTCAACGGCGGCGAGGCCGAGGCGATCACCGGCAAGTCCGGTACGCCGGAAATCCTGCTGGACGCGATGTGCGAGAAATTCCCTGGCGCCGCCACCATTCTCACCTCAGGTTCCTGGGGCTCAGGTTACGCAAAGGGAACGCAACGCGTCCGTCAGCCTGCCTACCGCGTGCCGGTGGTCGATACCACCGCCGCAGGCGATACCTTCACCGGCTACGTCCTGGCCAATATGGTGGTCGGCAAGGACATCGCCACAAGCCTTGAAAGGGCCTCGAAAGCCGCGGCGATTGCGGTTTCGCGCCAAGGCGCGGCCCCTTCGATACCGTTGGCCGACGAGGTCGACAATTTGGAAACGTCAACGATTATTTCAACGGAGGAATAA
- a CDS encoding metal-sensitive transcriptional regulator translates to MVTRLRRIEGQIRAITAMVENDTYCIDILTQIAASNSALKSVALLLLGDHLNSCVATAAAKGGPVADEKMDEAIAAITRLVKS, encoded by the coding sequence CTGGTCACCCGCCTGCGTCGCATCGAGGGGCAGATACGGGCAATCACCGCGATGGTGGAGAACGACACCTACTGCATCGACATCCTGACCCAGATCGCCGCGTCCAACAGCGCCTTGAAATCCGTAGCACTTCTGCTGCTCGGCGACCATCTCAACAGCTGTGTGGCGACGGCCGCAGCGAAAGGCGGGCCGGTCGCCGACGAGAAAATGGACGAGGCCATCGCCGCCATTACACGTTTGGTAAAGTCGTAG
- a CDS encoding energy-coupling factor transporter transmembrane component T gives MDERLRRADAVHDAPGAMGKANPLVKFLGVLLLGVAALVWPDFTLGLLFVVLLFVLAWRVGCLGAFSKLMFGFGVPMTIMLMFIQGFYSPKNITVIADFGFAQLGLQGVLYAAKIVATVLVFLGSFYIADKTTYIGSLVSALTQIGCPSKVGYLIFASLNVVPQMQRKTTVIRQAQNARGLATGGGLVSRFKAFLPLIGPVVMSSLTDAQERGMTLETRGFGIKGVRRTNYVKTSWTSNDTVALWSLIAVFALVLVLSILGHTGTIPLTYPWGGVR, from the coding sequence ATGGATGAGCGTCTGCGCCGTGCCGACGCGGTGCACGATGCGCCGGGGGCGATGGGCAAGGCCAACCCGCTGGTCAAATTCCTTGGTGTGCTGCTGCTGGGAGTGGCCGCGCTTGTCTGGCCCGATTTCACGCTGGGATTGCTGTTCGTCGTGCTGCTGTTCGTTCTTGCGTGGCGGGTCGGTTGCCTGGGGGCGTTCTCCAAGCTGATGTTCGGTTTCGGAGTGCCGATGACCATCATGTTGATGTTCATCCAAGGCTTTTACAGCCCCAAGAACATCACTGTCATCGCTGATTTCGGCTTCGCGCAGCTCGGACTTCAGGGCGTGCTTTATGCCGCGAAGATCGTGGCCACGGTGTTGGTCTTCCTCGGCAGCTTCTATATCGCCGACAAAACCACCTATATCGGCTCGCTGGTCTCCGCTTTGACGCAGATCGGCTGCCCGAGCAAGGTCGGTTATCTCATTTTCGCCTCATTGAATGTGGTGCCCCAGATGCAGCGCAAGACCACTGTGATCCGACAGGCGCAAAACGCGCGCGGGCTTGCCACGGGCGGTGGCCTGGTTTCGAGGTTCAAGGCATTCCTTCCGCTGATCGGCCCGGTGGTCATGTCATCGCTGACCGATGCGCAGGAACGCGGCATGACCCTGGAAACCCGCGGTTTCGGTATCAAGGGCGTGCGTCGCACCAACTATGTCAAGACTTCTTGGACTTCTAACGACACCGTGGCCCTCTGGTCGTTGATCGCCGTTTTCGCGCTCGTCCTGGTCCTTTCGATTCTCGGTCACACCGGAACGATTCCGCTGACCTATCCGTGGGGAGGTGTGCGATGA
- a CDS encoding ATP-binding cassette domain-containing protein: MKPVVEVEHFSFTYQDAKAPAIRDVNFTVYEGEFLCIVGANGAGKTTLCNALVGLIPHYFTGKSKGGVRINGVDTDDASVADLSNYIGLVFQNPFNQLTYASGTVAEELAYGLGNRGVSREEMRRRVKLVSQLMHIENLLDRDPLELSGGQVQRVAFGSTFILEPNILVLDECTTQLDPLGASEIFDIVKQLNASGVTVIMVDHDMERVAKYADTVVVMDQGQVRLVGSPREIFSVPDLQCYGIDAPDYVKLSKGLDRYGLGDGKLAITYDESLAMAEEVLRR, encoded by the coding sequence ATGAAACCTGTTGTTGAAGTCGAACATTTTTCATTCACTTATCAAGATGCCAAAGCTCCTGCGATCAGGGATGTGAATTTCACCGTGTATGAAGGGGAGTTCCTGTGCATCGTCGGAGCCAACGGTGCGGGCAAAACCACGCTGTGCAACGCGTTGGTCGGGCTTATCCCGCATTATTTCACCGGTAAAAGCAAGGGTGGCGTACGCATCAACGGCGTGGATACGGACGACGCCAGTGTGGCGGACCTGTCGAACTATATCGGCCTCGTCTTCCAGAATCCCTTCAATCAGCTGACCTACGCGTCGGGAACCGTCGCCGAGGAACTGGCTTATGGGTTGGGTAACCGGGGTGTCTCCCGCGAGGAAATGCGTCGCCGAGTCAAATTGGTTTCGCAGTTGATGCACATCGAAAACTTGCTCGATCGTGACCCGCTTGAGCTTTCCGGCGGGCAGGTGCAGCGCGTCGCGTTCGGTTCCACGTTCATTCTGGAGCCCAACATTCTCGTCCTTGACGAGTGCACGACGCAACTCGATCCGCTCGGCGCCTCGGAGATCTTCGATATCGTCAAGCAGCTCAACGCCTCCGGGGTCACCGTCATTATGGTCGATCACGATATGGAACGGGTCGCGAAATATGCCGATACCGTCGTGGTGATGGATCAGGGTCAGGTAAGGCTTGTCGGAAGCCCCCGGGAAATATTCTCGGTTCCCGATCTTCAGTGTTACGGCATCGATGCTCCCGATTACGTAAAGCTGTCGAAAGGCCTTGACCGATATGGTTTGGGCGACGGAAAGCTGGCGATCACCTACGACGAAAGTTTGGCGATGGCCGAGGAGGTGCTTCGGCGATGA
- a CDS encoding nucleoside hydrolase — protein sequence MNTQKPKPLIIDTDPGIDDAAAITLLVDEPSVDIKLIASVSGNVGIGHTTNNALKLLTFLGRRIPVAKGAVAPLMRENRFATEAHGKGGMGMFDFPEPDTTLLTANNAVLEERRVLMESTEPVTILTLGPLTNIALLFATFPEVKEHVERIVMMGGSTSRGNIGVYGEFNISVDPEAAKMVFRSGLPITMVGLDIGRKAHLVVDDLERMESTGEVGVMIGALFRSYDGGHIENGIKMYDPSAALAMVEPDMFTMRDAFVDVEISSPLTLGATVVDFDGIISSNRNVTVCVDVDVQRFRKRFVGRIASVEREQK from the coding sequence ATGAATACCCAAAAACCAAAACCATTGATCATCGATACCGACCCCGGTATCGACGACGCCGCCGCCATCACCCTTCTGGTGGACGAGCCCAGCGTCGACATCAAGCTCATCGCCTCGGTTTCGGGCAATGTCGGCATCGGACACACCACCAACAACGCGTTGAAACTGTTGACCTTCCTCGGCCGCAGGATTCCCGTCGCCAAGGGTGCCGTGGCGCCTTTGATGCGCGAGAACCGCTTCGCCACCGAAGCGCACGGCAAGGGCGGCATGGGCATGTTCGATTTCCCCGAACCCGACACCACGCTGCTGACCGCCAACAACGCGGTTTTGGAAGAGCGTCGCGTGCTGATGGAAAGCACAGAGCCGGTCACCATCCTCACGCTGGGCCCGCTGACCAATATCGCGCTGCTGTTCGCTACGTTCCCGGAAGTCAAGGAGCACGTCGAGCGCATTGTGATGATGGGAGGCTCGACCAGCCGAGGCAACATCGGCGTCTACGGCGAGTTCAATATTTCGGTGGATCCGGAAGCCGCGAAAATGGTCTTCCGTTCCGGCCTGCCCATCACCATGGTGGGGCTTGATATCGGGCGCAAGGCGCACCTTGTCGTCGACGATCTGGAACGCATGGAATCCACCGGCGAAGTCGGCGTGATGATCGGTGCGCTGTTCCGTTCCTATGACGGCGGCCACATCGAAAACGGCATCAAGATGTATGACCCTTCCGCCGCCCTGGCCATGGTAGAACCCGACATGTTCACCATGCGCGACGCATTCGTGGACGTGGAGATTTCCAGTCCTCTGACCCTTGGTGCCACCGTGGTCGACTTCGACGGCATCATCAGCAGCAACCGCAACGTCACCGTGTGTGTGGACGTCGACGTTCAGCGGTTCCGCAAACGTTTCGTTGGGCGGATCGCATCCGTTGAACGCGAACAAAAATAA
- a CDS encoding ATP-binding cassette domain-containing protein — MKIELRDVGYSYQSGHQALHSINLCFEGDQSVAIVGQNGAGKTTLAKQLNGILRPTAGSLQIDGTEISERTTAQWSKRVGYVFQNPDDQLFLETVREEFAFGPRNIGVDEATIDYRIEKVAALTGLQDKLDVHPADLSPTEKKFCGIGAVIMMDPDAVVFDEPTCGQDYAGDARLHELIAELKHEGKLCIAISHDMKFVVSNFDRVVVMCQGEVLVDGTPAEVFSQVDVLRKSYVTPPPITRVAQGVGLKETVFTVPQFVDAIEGARSGSEYRS, encoded by the coding sequence ATGAAGATCGAATTGCGCGACGTGGGCTATAGTTACCAGTCCGGTCATCAGGCGCTGCATAGTATCAACCTGTGCTTTGAAGGCGATCAGTCGGTGGCCATCGTCGGACAGAACGGCGCAGGGAAGACGACGCTGGCCAAGCAGCTCAACGGGATTCTACGACCCACGGCCGGTTCCTTGCAGATTGATGGAACCGAGATTTCGGAGCGTACCACCGCGCAGTGGTCGAAGCGTGTGGGCTATGTGTTTCAGAATCCCGACGACCAGCTGTTTCTGGAAACCGTGCGTGAGGAGTTCGCGTTCGGCCCCCGGAACATCGGCGTGGACGAGGCCACCATCGACTATCGGATCGAAAAGGTCGCGGCATTGACCGGTCTGCAAGACAAACTGGACGTCCATCCCGCCGATCTGAGCCCGACAGAGAAGAAATTCTGCGGCATCGGGGCGGTCATCATGATGGACCCGGACGCCGTGGTTTTCGACGAACCGACCTGCGGGCAGGATTACGCGGGGGATGCCCGGTTGCACGAACTGATCGCCGAGCTCAAGCATGAGGGCAAGCTGTGCATCGCCATCAGCCACGATATGAAATTCGTCGTCTCCAACTTCGACCGCGTCGTCGTGATGTGCCAAGGCGAGGTGCTCGTCGATGGCACGCCGGCAGAGGTGTTTTCGCAGGTAGATGTATTACGTAAGTCCTACGTTACCCCGCCTCCCATCACCAGAGTGGCGCAAGGTGTCGGGCTCAAGGAAACCGTCTTCACGGTTCCGCAATTCGTCGATGCGATTGAGGGCGCACGTTCGGGTTCGGAATACAGGTCTTGA
- a CDS encoding chlorite dismutase family protein: protein MQELVPTLDGWYCMDLWWKMDWPSFQKQSPEVQRGEVSQFKQMLAEFEANEEAGKGSWYLFDVSGSKSDLGLILYRETLDELNEIENRLAKLPLSAFLTRAGSFVSVGEAGTYSGKPKSDRGWAYVERAVKPKLPKKPYVCFYPMSKTRIPGANWYTLPFEQRQAYMKDHGMIGRSFGGRVLPFITGAMGLDDHEWGVLLLADDPLVFKKIIEAMRYAEASSIYGDFPYFITGTYLPVEDLDHFFLDGWEVSLPKPGARHTLEGEIIPAGADEPVSSQPAPSHPTESASSAHGSFEVHESTSSPSSAEAHHHE, encoded by the coding sequence ATGCAAGAGCTAGTACCGACACTGGATGGTTGGTATTGCATGGATCTGTGGTGGAAGATGGATTGGCCGTCATTCCAGAAGCAGAGTCCCGAGGTGCAACGTGGGGAAGTCAGCCAGTTCAAGCAGATGCTTGCCGAATTCGAGGCCAACGAGGAAGCAGGCAAAGGCAGCTGGTATCTCTTCGACGTCAGCGGCAGCAAGAGCGACCTCGGACTGATCCTTTACCGCGAGACGCTCGATGAGCTCAACGAGATCGAGAACCGCTTGGCGAAACTGCCGCTTTCGGCGTTCCTGACCAGAGCCGGTTCGTTCGTTTCCGTCGGCGAGGCCGGCACCTATTCCGGCAAGCCGAAGAGCGATCGCGGCTGGGCCTATGTCGAGCGTGCGGTCAAGCCGAAGCTGCCGAAAAAGCCGTACGTCTGCTTCTATCCGATGTCCAAAACCCGCATACCGGGCGCCAACTGGTACACGCTTCCCTTCGAGCAGCGTCAGGCCTATATGAAGGACCATGGCATGATCGGCCGGTCGTTCGGTGGGCGCGTCTTGCCGTTCATCACCGGTGCGATGGGGCTTGACGACCACGAGTGGGGCGTCCTGCTTTTGGCCGACGACCCGCTGGTCTTCAAGAAGATCATCGAAGCCATGCGTTACGCCGAAGCCAGCTCCATCTACGGCGACTTTCCGTACTTCATCACCGGAACGTATCTGCCGGTGGAGGATCTGGATCATTTCTTCCTCGATGGCTGGGAGGTGAGCCTGCCCAAGCCGGGTGCCCGGCACACGCTGGAAGGCGAGATCATCCCCGCCGGAGCCGATGAACCGGTTTCCTCACAACCGGCTCCATCCCATCCAACCGAGTCCGCGTCAAGCGCACACGGTTCGTTCGAGGTGCACGAATCAACGTCATCTCCATCAAGCGCAGAGGCCCATCATCATGAGTGA
- a CDS encoding cupredoxin domain-containing protein, translated as MVGNIVVILVALLVSVAIIWYFFAPRKAAQASREGAVQTAHIVVKGGYTPAEIDVEAGSPVRLQFDRQEDGECSSHVIFGDLGIDQTLPPFKTTNVEFTPQKPGDLPYACGMNMLHGIVHVLPKGGKNKG; from the coding sequence ATGGTTGGCAACATCGTGGTGATTCTGGTGGCACTCTTGGTGAGCGTCGCCATTATCTGGTACTTCTTCGCGCCTCGGAAGGCGGCACAAGCCAGCCGTGAAGGCGCTGTTCAGACGGCGCATATCGTAGTTAAAGGCGGCTATACGCCAGCTGAAATCGACGTGGAGGCGGGCTCTCCGGTCCGTCTGCAATTCGACCGGCAGGAGGATGGCGAATGCTCGTCGCATGTCATTTTCGGCGACCTTGGCATCGACCAGACCTTGCCGCCCTTCAAGACCACCAACGTCGAATTCACACCGCAAAAACCCGGTGATTTGCCCTACGCCTGTGGCATGAACATGCTGCACGGCATCGTGCATGTGCTGCCGAAGGGTGGAAAGAACAAGGGCTGA